The following are from one region of the Nymphaea colorata isolate Beijing-Zhang1983 chromosome 7, ASM883128v2, whole genome shotgun sequence genome:
- the LOC116257661 gene encoding chlorophyllide a oxygenase, chloroplastic-like, giving the protein MPSARLLDIRIRSLPCFEQDGFVWIRPGDAPPAATLPSLKPPPRFVIHAELMVYHTVGLSAHCQITMGIPIEHGLPIDNLLDIAHAPFTHTSTFAKGCSVPSLVKFLTPENGLQGHWDPYPIDMEFGPPCMVISAIGISKPGSLEGQNTRQCSTHLHQLHVCLPSTRQKTRLLYRMSFDFAPFLQHLPFMQILWRHFAEKVNDE; this is encoded by the exons ATGCCATCAGCAAGGTTGCTGGATATACGAATAAGATCCCTACCATGCTTTGAACAGGATGGATTTGTGTGGATCAGGCCTGGAGATGCACCTCCTGCAGCCACCCTTCCTTCTTTGAAACCTCCACCAAGATTTGTGATCCATGCGGAGTTAATGGTCTACCATACTGTAGGATTGTCTGCACATTGCCAA ATAACAATGGGGATACCTATTGAGCATGGGCTGCCTATAGACAATCTTTTGGATATTGCACATGCACCATTCACTCACACATCTACCTTTGCAAAAGGATGCAGCGTACCAAG CCTAGTGAAGTTCCTAACACCAGAAAATGGACTACAAGGGCATTGGGACCCATATCCAATTGACATGGAGTTCGGGCCACCTTGTATGGTAATATCAGCCATCGGAATTTCTAAGCCAGGGAGCTTAGAGGGACAGAACACGAGGCAGTGCTCCACCCATCTACATCAACTCCACGTGTGTCTTCCTTCAACAAGGCAGAAAACAAGACTTTTATATAGGATGTCTTTTGATtttgctccatttctccaacaCCTCCCCTTCATGCAAATTCTGTGGAGGCATTTTGCAGAAAAG GTGAATGATGAATGA
- the LOC116257550 gene encoding KIN17-like protein: MGKNEFLTPKAIANRIKAKGLQKLRWYCQMCQKQCRDENGFKCHCMSESHQRQMQVFGQNPHRIIGGYSEEFEQAFMEHMKRSHRFSRVAATVVYNEYISDRHHIHMNSTQWATLTEFVKYLGRTGKCKVEETPKGWFMTYIDRESEEYFKEKQKNKRLKSDAVEEEKQEKAIAKQIERAEQLMPKTDDNSLPVEPVKLEQAGKVVFSLGSSKSGATEQAESSQPSSSILVPAFGDQEDDKQPKKVKTGGISALDELMKEQESVKERSNRKDYWLSEGIVVKIMSKALAEKGYYKQKGIVQKVIDKYVGEIKMIDNGHLLRVDQQELETVIPQIGGLVRIVNGAYRGSNARLLAIDTANYCAKVQIEKGIYDGRILQAIDYEDICKIMQ, encoded by the coding sequence ATGGGGAAGAATGAATTTCTCACGCCTAAAGCGATTGCCAATAGAATTAAGGCAAAGGGACTGCAGAAACTTCGGTGGTACTGTCAAATGTGCCAGAAGCAATGCCGGGATGAGAATGGGTTCAAGTGCCACTGTATGAGCGAGAGCCACCAGCGCCAAATGCAGGTCTTTGGGCAGAATCCTCACCGGATTATTGGTGGTTACTCTGAGGAGTTCGAGCAGGCATTCATGGAACATATGAAGCGGAGTCACCGTTTCAGCCGGGTGGCTGCCACGGTTGTTTATAATGAATACATTTCTGATCGGCATCACATTCACATGAACTCCACACAATGGGCTACCCTGACTGAATTTGTCAAGTACCTGGGGCGTACTGGGAAATGCAAAGTGGAAGAGACCCCTAAAGGTTGGTTTATGACATATATAGATCGAGAATCAGAGGAATATTTCAAGGAgaagcagaaaaacaaaaggttgAAATCAGAtgctgttgaagaagaaaaacaggagAAGGCCATAGCTAAACAGATAGAAAGGGCAGAGCAGTTGATGCCCAAAACCGATGACAACTCTTTGCCTGTTGAGCCCGTGAAATTAGAGCAAGCGGGTAAGGTTGTATTTTCGTTGGGTTCTTCAAAGTCAGGAGCTACTGAGCAGGCTGAAAGTTCACAGCCATCAAGCAGCATATTAGTCCCTGCTTTTGGTGATCAAGAAGATGACAAACAACCAAAAAAGGTGAAAACAGGTGGTATCTCTGCTCTGGATGAATTGATGAAAGAGCAGGAAAGCGTGAAGGAGAGGAGCAATAGGAAAGACTATTGGCTATCTGAAGGAATTGTGGTAAAGATCATGAGTAAGGCACTGGCAGAAAAGGGTTATTACAAACAAAAAGGGATTGTACAGAAGGTGATAGATAAGTATGTTGGAGAGATCAAAATGATTGACAATGGGCACCTACTAAGAGTGGACCAGCAGGAGCTGGAAACTGTGATTCCTCAAATTGGTGGTTTGGTACGAATTGTGAATGGTGCATATCGTGGATCAAATGCAAGATTGCTTGCAATTGACACTGCAAACTACTGTGCCAAAGTTCAAATAGAGAAGGGAATCTATGATGGAAGGATTCTACAAGCAATTGATTATGAAGATATTTGTAAAATTATGCAGTAG